One window of the Amycolatopsis mediterranei genome contains the following:
- a CDS encoding nuclear transport factor 2 family protein produces MSASENKQLLKTAFDAWATGDIRPLIAAMADDVTWTVSGHNSWSGRFSGKESVRRDLLGPLGAQFDGTYTSTASRFVAEDDVVVVETQGSVATKSGARYDNKYCFVFRVEDGRIREITEYMDTQLIAEVLPELAR; encoded by the coding sequence ATGAGCGCGTCCGAAAACAAGCAGCTCCTGAAGACGGCGTTCGACGCCTGGGCGACGGGCGACATCCGGCCGCTCATCGCCGCGATGGCCGACGACGTCACCTGGACGGTCAGCGGGCACAACAGCTGGTCCGGCCGCTTCAGCGGCAAGGAGTCGGTCCGCCGCGACCTGCTCGGCCCGCTGGGCGCGCAGTTCGACGGCACCTACACCAGCACCGCGAGCCGGTTCGTCGCCGAAGACGACGTCGTCGTGGTCGAGACGCAGGGCAGCGTCGCGACCAAGTCCGGGGCGCGCTACGACAACAAGTACTGCTTCGTCTTCCGCGTCGAAGACGGCCGGATCCGCGAGATCACCGAGTACATGGACACCCAGCTGATCGCGGAGGTGCTCCCGGAGCTGGCCCGGTGA
- a CDS encoding carboxylesterase/lipase family protein, with the protein MTTVEIAAGALRGSGRDEVRTFLGVPYAEPPVAALRFRAPRPVPPWPGVRDATRWASRAPQPALTGRGFTGDEDCLYLNVYAPASPGSYPVLVWIHGGGGVMGAPHQFDASAYARRGVVVVTVAYRLGVLGMLHLPGVADSNLSLRDQVAALEWVRDNIAAFGGDPGRVTLAGQSNGGRTVGTLLAVPATRGLVHQAIVQSGTGVGSVVHTADEAAAVASAVLAELDASPDDLATLPVTRILEAQQRVSAVSGTKVTYRVVVGDELLPRPPREGVREVPLLIGTTADEEDLFSWLQSGGAKLLGVGSTMLDAPAVEKAVAAYDDLFDWPEDQLRNRALTAGDWWIPAIRFAEAQPDAWMYRLDWRIAPRGRGLGAVHGLDLPLVFDDIRNRNWRFLFAGRTFPAERMQAVATEMFEAWVRFISEGDPGWPRYTTVDRVTRLFDDVSTTVSDPDREQRLLWD; encoded by the coding sequence GTGACGACGGTGGAGATCGCGGCCGGCGCCCTGCGCGGGTCCGGGCGGGACGAAGTGCGGACGTTCCTCGGCGTGCCGTACGCCGAGCCGCCGGTGGCGGCGCTGCGGTTCCGCGCGCCGCGCCCGGTGCCGCCGTGGCCGGGTGTCCGGGACGCCACCCGGTGGGCGTCGCGCGCTCCGCAGCCGGCGCTGACCGGGCGCGGCTTCACCGGCGACGAGGACTGCCTCTACCTGAACGTCTACGCGCCCGCCTCGCCCGGTTCGTACCCGGTGCTGGTGTGGATCCACGGCGGCGGCGGGGTGATGGGCGCGCCGCACCAGTTCGACGCGTCCGCGTACGCGCGGCGAGGTGTCGTCGTGGTGACCGTCGCCTACCGGCTCGGCGTGCTCGGGATGCTGCACCTGCCCGGCGTCGCCGACTCGAACCTGTCCCTGCGCGACCAGGTCGCCGCGCTGGAATGGGTACGGGACAACATCGCCGCGTTCGGGGGCGACCCGGGCCGGGTGACGCTGGCCGGGCAGTCCAACGGCGGCCGCACGGTCGGGACGCTGCTGGCCGTGCCCGCCACCCGCGGGCTCGTCCACCAGGCGATCGTGCAGAGCGGCACCGGCGTCGGCTCGGTCGTGCACACCGCGGACGAAGCCGCGGCGGTCGCTTCCGCGGTCCTCGCGGAGCTGGACGCTTCGCCGGATGACCTGGCGACGTTGCCGGTGACGCGGATTCTCGAGGCGCAGCAACGGGTTTCGGCGGTGTCGGGCACGAAGGTGACCTACCGCGTGGTCGTCGGTGACGAGCTGCTCCCGCGCCCACCGCGGGAAGGCGTGCGCGAGGTCCCGCTGCTGATCGGGACGACGGCCGACGAGGAGGACCTGTTCAGCTGGCTGCAGTCCGGTGGCGCGAAGCTGCTGGGCGTCGGTTCGACGATGCTGGACGCGCCCGCGGTCGAGAAGGCCGTGGCGGCGTATGACGACCTATTCGACTGGCCCGAGGACCAGCTCCGCAACCGCGCGCTGACGGCGGGGGACTGGTGGATCCCGGCGATCCGGTTCGCCGAAGCGCAGCCGGACGCGTGGATGTACCGCCTGGACTGGCGCATCGCCCCGCGCGGCCGCGGCCTGGGTGCGGTGCACGGGCTCGACCTGCCGCTGGTGTTCGACGACATCCGCAACCGCAACTGGCGGTTCCTCTTCGCCGGCCGCACGTTCCCGGCGGAGCGGATGCAGGCGGTGGCGACGGAGATGTTCGAGGCCTGGGTCCGGTTCATCTCGGAAGGCGATCCGGGCTGGCCGCGCTACACGACGGTGGACCGCGTCACGCGCCTCTTCGACGACGTCTCGACGACGGTGTCCGATCCGGACCGCGAGCAGCGCCTGCTCTGGGACTGA
- a CDS encoding Na+/H+ antiporter, with translation MHIAAEIVALVVTVLVVSAVARRLDWSAPLCLIVVGVAGSYVPGVPEVHLDPEVVLLGLLPPLLYSAAIQTSLVDFRKNRSAIGLMSVGLVVFTALGVGLVAWAVIPGLPLAGGIALGAVVAPPDAVAASVVARRVGMPRKLIRLLEGESLFNDAAALVALRTAIAALAGSVSLWQVGADFFRAAIGGAVVGLVVGFVAAFIRARMDEPVLDTALSFAVPFIAYIPAEAIHGSGVLAVVIAGLILGHKAPQILSGSTRLASRLNWQTIQFLLENMVFLLIGLQLRRILAEVGESGLSLLTLTWICVAVLGATILTRVLYLIGIGTVKRVKRRFLPGKVKAKIWPWRYSAVIAWAGMRGVVTLAAAFVLPADTPQRAVLVLAAFVVVAGTLAVQGMTLPPLIRRLRLPRPDPAEDALQEAAVLHDMTRAALAKLEEIRQPDDPPEIIQRLRDRLQHRADSAWEQLGRQSALAETPSDAYRRLRLELLEVERNQFLKARASGSADNDVLRKVLERLDIEESMLDRDEAEPDVEGRELRTPAATAGSCKHLAHEWVDKEPSSADSCAACLAEGTTWVHLRMCLKCGNVACCDSSPRRHATRHFHESRHPVMRSFEPGETWRWCFVDKQLG, from the coding sequence GTGCACATAGCGGCAGAGATAGTGGCGCTGGTCGTGACCGTCCTCGTCGTCAGCGCGGTGGCGCGGCGGCTGGACTGGTCCGCCCCGCTGTGCCTGATCGTCGTCGGCGTCGCCGGCTCGTACGTCCCCGGGGTGCCCGAGGTCCACCTCGACCCCGAGGTCGTGCTGCTCGGCCTGCTGCCCCCGCTGCTGTACTCGGCGGCCATCCAGACGTCCCTGGTCGACTTCCGGAAGAACCGCAGCGCGATCGGGCTGATGTCGGTCGGGCTCGTCGTGTTCACCGCGCTCGGCGTCGGCCTGGTCGCCTGGGCGGTGATCCCCGGGCTCCCGCTGGCCGGCGGCATCGCCCTCGGCGCGGTCGTGGCGCCGCCGGACGCGGTCGCCGCCAGCGTCGTCGCCCGCCGGGTCGGCATGCCCCGCAAGCTGATCCGGCTCCTGGAAGGCGAGAGCCTCTTCAACGACGCGGCCGCGCTGGTCGCCCTCCGCACGGCCATCGCCGCGCTGGCCGGCTCGGTCAGCCTCTGGCAGGTCGGCGCCGACTTCTTCCGCGCGGCCATCGGCGGGGCCGTGGTCGGCCTGGTCGTCGGCTTCGTCGCCGCGTTCATCCGCGCCCGGATGGACGAGCCGGTGCTCGACACCGCACTTTCGTTCGCCGTGCCGTTCATCGCCTACATCCCGGCCGAGGCGATCCACGGCTCCGGCGTGCTCGCGGTGGTGATCGCCGGGCTCATCCTCGGGCACAAGGCGCCGCAGATCCTGTCGGGTTCGACGCGGCTGGCGTCCCGGCTGAACTGGCAGACCATCCAGTTCCTCCTGGAGAACATGGTCTTCCTGCTGATCGGCCTGCAGCTGCGGCGGATCCTCGCCGAGGTCGGCGAGAGCGGGCTGTCGCTGCTCACGCTCACCTGGATCTGCGTCGCGGTGCTCGGCGCGACCATCCTCACCCGCGTGCTGTACCTGATCGGCATCGGCACGGTGAAACGTGTCAAACGGCGTTTCCTGCCGGGGAAGGTCAAGGCGAAGATCTGGCCGTGGCGCTATTCGGCCGTCATCGCGTGGGCGGGCATGCGCGGGGTGGTCACGCTCGCGGCCGCGTTCGTGCTGCCCGCGGACACCCCGCAGCGGGCCGTGCTGGTGCTCGCGGCGTTCGTCGTCGTGGCCGGCACGCTGGCCGTGCAGGGCATGACGCTGCCGCCGCTGATCCGGCGGCTGCGCCTGCCGCGGCCGGACCCCGCGGAGGACGCGCTGCAGGAGGCGGCCGTGCTGCACGACATGACCCGGGCGGCGCTGGCCAAGCTCGAGGAGATCCGGCAACCCGACGACCCGCCGGAGATCATTCAGCGGCTGCGCGACCGCCTGCAGCACCGCGCCGACTCGGCGTGGGAGCAGCTCGGCCGGCAGAGCGCGCTGGCCGAGACCCCGAGCGACGCCTACCGCCGCCTGCGGCTGGAGCTGCTCGAAGTCGAACGCAACCAGTTCCTCAAGGCCCGCGCCAGCGGCAGCGCCGACAACGACGTCCTGAGGAAGGTCCTGGAACGGCTCGACATCGAGGAGTCCATGCTCGACCGCGACGAGGCCGAGCCCGACGTGGAGGGCCGCGAACTGCGTACCCCGGCCGCGACGGCGGGGTCGTGCAAGCACCTGGCCCACGAGTGGGTCGACAAGGAGCCCAGCTCGGCCGACAGCTGCGCGGCCTGCCTCGCCGAGGGCACGACGTGGGTGCACCTGCGGATGTGCCTGAAGTGCGGCAACGTCGCCTGCTGCGACTCCTCGCCGCGCCGCCACGCGACCCGGCACTTCCACGAGAGCCGTCACCCGGTGATGCGCAGCTTCGAGCCGGGTGAGACGTGGCGGTGGTGTTTCGTGGACAAGCAACTCGGTTAA
- a CDS encoding glycosyl hydrolase 2 galactose-binding domain-containing protein, translated as MSYRHRRTRTLLAAAVLAVAVTGATVPAATGQEPVRAVVAAAAPATAVPGFLIQTSAQVSDDSAVSKPGYNTSGWYPVGPRSTVYAGLLANGKYADPFYSTNMKNVPTADFQVPWWYRTDLTVTDTTQRTYLDFSGVLSKADVWVNGTRVADKTQVNGAYTRHDLDITALVKAGTNSVAFKVYPNDPNKDLSMGWIDWAQTPPDRNMGIVRDVLVRRSGPVALRGGHVVTKLTGLSHADLTAKADVRNDSAAAVSTTISGTVAGKAISQTVSLAAKEKKTVTFPAIGIDNPQVWWPAGMGGQPLHDLDLTASVGGTASDSSHSTFGIRQVTANKNSSGGRAYTINGRPLLIKGGGYSPDLFLRWNEQYAADKLAYVKDLGLNTVRLEGHIEPDEFFDLADRMGVLTLPGWECCDKWEGQVNGSEPGDTWTSADYPVAKASMTAEAERLRDHPSVISFLIGSDFAPDATIEKNYLDALSAADWATPVVPAASAKSSPQLGSSGMKMNGPYDYVPPNYWYDKAHSDLGGAWGFNSETSAGPDIPTMDTLKRMMSSSELDTMWKSPSTAQYHRSSSSTFANLKLFGDALTGRYGKPASLDDFVRKAQLAQYENVRAEFESHSRNFSDSSNPSTGIIYWMLNSGWTSLHWQLFDTYLDQNGSYFGAKKANEPLHIQYSYDTKSVVVVNHNHDAASGLTARVQLFNLDGTSKFDQTKSVSVGGDGAKTTALTIGSVSGLSTTYLAKLVLTDSSGKEVSRNVYWLSTKADTLDWGNSDWYYTPTTSFADLSGLTGLAQVTLGSTATSTANADGTTTTEVTLKNTTTGKVPAFFVDAHVVGAAGAPVLPVRWSDNQVSLWPGESTTLTATYRTADLKGAKPSVRVAGWNTGTKTIPADGTVDPGPGDPVDYQAEDATITSGVVESNHTGFTGTGFVNYDNAVGSAVEFTVPAATAGPANVVLRFANGTTTNRPMDITVNGTKVASAVAFGGTGNWDTWQTVTVPVTLTAGTNKIKTTATTANGGPNVDKITV; from the coding sequence GTGAGCTATCGGCACAGAAGAACTCGGACTCTCCTCGCGGCGGCGGTGCTGGCCGTCGCGGTGACCGGGGCGACCGTCCCGGCCGCGACCGGGCAGGAACCGGTGCGAGCGGTGGTCGCGGCCGCGGCTCCGGCAACCGCGGTCCCCGGCTTCCTGATCCAGACGTCGGCGCAGGTCAGCGACGACTCCGCGGTTTCCAAGCCCGGCTACAACACCTCCGGCTGGTACCCGGTCGGCCCGCGCTCGACCGTCTACGCCGGCCTGCTGGCCAACGGCAAGTACGCCGACCCGTTCTACTCGACCAACATGAAGAACGTGCCGACCGCGGACTTCCAGGTCCCGTGGTGGTACCGCACCGACCTGACGGTCACCGACACGACCCAGCGCACGTACCTCGACTTCAGCGGCGTGCTGTCGAAGGCCGACGTCTGGGTCAACGGGACGCGCGTCGCCGACAAGACGCAGGTCAACGGCGCCTACACCCGCCACGACCTCGACATCACCGCGCTGGTGAAGGCGGGCACGAACAGCGTCGCGTTCAAGGTCTACCCGAACGACCCGAACAAGGACCTCTCGATGGGCTGGATCGACTGGGCGCAGACCCCGCCGGACCGGAACATGGGCATCGTCCGGGACGTCCTCGTGCGCCGCAGCGGCCCGGTGGCGTTGCGCGGCGGCCACGTCGTCACGAAGCTGACCGGGCTGAGCCACGCCGACCTCACGGCGAAGGCCGACGTCCGCAACGACTCCGCGGCCGCCGTGTCCACGACCATCTCCGGCACGGTCGCCGGCAAGGCGATCAGCCAGACCGTCTCCCTGGCGGCCAAGGAGAAGAAGACCGTGACGTTCCCGGCGATCGGGATCGACAACCCGCAGGTCTGGTGGCCGGCCGGGATGGGCGGCCAGCCCCTCCACGACCTCGACCTGACCGCGAGCGTCGGCGGCACGGCGTCGGACTCCTCGCACTCGACCTTCGGCATCCGCCAGGTGACGGCGAACAAGAACTCGAGCGGCGGCCGGGCGTACACGATCAACGGGCGCCCGCTGCTGATCAAGGGCGGCGGCTATTCGCCGGACCTGTTCCTGCGCTGGAACGAGCAGTACGCGGCGGACAAGCTCGCCTACGTCAAGGACCTCGGGCTCAACACCGTGCGCCTGGAGGGCCACATCGAGCCGGACGAGTTCTTCGACCTCGCCGACCGGATGGGCGTGCTGACGCTGCCCGGCTGGGAGTGCTGCGACAAGTGGGAGGGCCAGGTCAACGGCAGCGAACCGGGTGACACGTGGACGTCCGCGGACTACCCGGTCGCGAAGGCGTCGATGACCGCGGAGGCCGAGCGCCTGCGCGACCACCCGAGCGTCATCTCCTTCCTGATCGGCAGCGACTTCGCTCCCGACGCGACGATCGAGAAGAACTACCTCGACGCGCTGAGCGCCGCGGACTGGGCCACGCCGGTGGTCCCGGCCGCGTCGGCGAAGTCGTCACCGCAGCTCGGGTCTTCGGGCATGAAGATGAACGGGCCGTACGACTACGTCCCACCGAACTACTGGTACGACAAGGCGCACAGCGACCTCGGCGGTGCGTGGGGCTTCAACTCCGAGACCAGTGCCGGGCCGGACATCCCGACCATGGACACGCTCAAGCGGATGATGTCGTCGAGCGAGCTCGACACGATGTGGAAGAGCCCGTCGACCGCGCAGTACCACCGGTCTTCGTCGTCGACGTTCGCCAACCTCAAACTGTTCGGCGACGCGCTGACCGGCCGCTACGGCAAGCCGGCGAGCCTCGACGACTTCGTGCGGAAGGCGCAGCTGGCGCAGTACGAGAACGTCCGCGCCGAGTTCGAGTCGCACTCGCGCAACTTCAGCGACAGCTCGAACCCGTCGACCGGGATCATCTACTGGATGCTCAACAGCGGCTGGACGTCGCTGCACTGGCAGCTGTTCGACACCTACCTCGACCAGAACGGCTCCTACTTCGGGGCCAAGAAGGCGAACGAGCCGCTGCACATCCAGTACTCGTACGACACCAAGTCGGTGGTGGTCGTCAACCACAACCACGACGCGGCGTCCGGCCTGACCGCCCGCGTGCAGTTGTTCAACCTGGACGGCACGTCGAAGTTCGACCAGACGAAGAGCGTTTCGGTCGGCGGTGACGGCGCCAAGACGACGGCGCTGACCATCGGTTCGGTGAGCGGGCTGTCGACGACGTACCTGGCGAAGCTGGTCCTGACCGACTCGTCGGGCAAGGAGGTCAGCCGGAACGTGTACTGGCTGTCCACCAAGGCCGACACCCTCGACTGGGGCAACAGCGACTGGTACTACACGCCGACGACGTCGTTCGCCGACCTTTCCGGGCTGACCGGCCTGGCGCAGGTCACCCTTGGGTCGACGGCCACCTCGACGGCCAACGCCGACGGCACCACGACGACCGAGGTGACGCTGAAGAACACCACGACCGGCAAGGTCCCGGCGTTCTTCGTCGACGCGCACGTGGTCGGCGCGGCGGGCGCACCGGTGCTACCGGTGCGCTGGAGCGACAACCAGGTCAGCCTCTGGCCCGGTGAGTCGACGACGCTGACGGCGACGTACCGGACCGCGGACCTCAAGGGCGCCAAGCCGTCCGTGCGGGTCGCGGGCTGGAACACCGGGACGAAGACGATCCCGGCGGACGGCACGGTCGACCCCGGGCCCGGTGACCCGGTGGACTACCAGGCCGAGGACGCGACGATCACCAGCGGTGTCGTGGAGTCGAACCACACCGGCTTCACGGGCACCGGGTTCGTCAACTACGACAACGCGGTCGGCAGTGCGGTGGAGTTCACCGTGCCGGCGGCCACGGCGGGCCCGGCGAACGTCGTGCTGCGGTTCGCCAACGGCACCACGACGAACCGCCCGATGGACATCACGGTCAACGGCACGAAGGTGGCGTCGGCCGTGGCGTTCGGCGGAACGGGAAACTGGGACACGTGGCAGACGGTCACGGTGCCCGTCACGCTGACCGCCGGAACGAACAAGATCAAGACGACCGCGACGACCGCCAACGGCGGCCCGAACGTCGACAAGATCACCGTCTAG
- a CDS encoding histidine phosphatase family protein: protein MSTPEQEIEYRQHRFSPPPGSTEIFLVRHGESAPARGDDPFELVDGQADPDLAPDGRDHAQRVGVRLAGERIDAIYVTTLRRTVQTAAPLAEKLGLTPVVEPDLREIHLGDWENGLFRKYTAEGHPIVERLWTEQRWDVIPGAESDEAFGARLRGALTRIAAAHPDQRVAVFTHGGVIGEVFAQAGRSVERFAFLGADNGSISHLVLHGDRWIVRRFNDTAHLATPLG, encoded by the coding sequence ATGAGCACGCCCGAGCAGGAGATCGAATACCGCCAGCACCGCTTCAGCCCGCCCCCGGGCTCGACGGAGATCTTCCTGGTCCGGCACGGCGAATCCGCTCCGGCCCGCGGCGACGACCCGTTCGAGCTCGTCGACGGCCAGGCCGACCCGGACCTCGCCCCGGACGGCCGCGACCACGCCCAGCGCGTCGGCGTCCGGCTCGCCGGCGAGCGGATCGACGCGATCTACGTGACGACGCTGCGCCGCACGGTGCAGACCGCCGCGCCGCTGGCGGAAAAGCTGGGCCTGACCCCGGTCGTCGAACCGGACCTGCGCGAGATCCACCTTGGCGACTGGGAGAACGGCCTGTTCCGGAAGTACACCGCCGAAGGCCACCCGATCGTCGAGCGGCTGTGGACCGAGCAGCGCTGGGACGTGATCCCGGGCGCGGAGTCCGACGAGGCCTTCGGCGCCCGGCTGCGCGGAGCGCTCACCCGCATCGCGGCCGCGCACCCGGACCAGCGGGTCGCGGTGTTCACCCACGGCGGCGTGATCGGCGAGGTGTTCGCCCAGGCCGGCCGCTCGGTCGAGCGGTTCGCGTTCCTCGGCGCCGACAACGGGTCGATTTCGCACCTGGTGCTGCACGGCGACCGCTGGATCGTGCGGCGCTTCAACGACACCGCCCACCTGGCTACGCCCCTCGGCTGA